Part of the Parambassis ranga chromosome 16, fParRan2.1, whole genome shotgun sequence genome, TTCTCTTGACATGCCAAATTTGCTTTTCATCAAGAGCTGACACCCTGGGCATTTGAAGTTTGGTGTGAATAACGGCTTACTCAGCCCAGAGGCAAtctactttttttatttgttgatcTGTTGAGATCATGTTTTGGATCTCATCAGGGGTCTCCTTTGTGGTGACGCAAAGGAGTCGATTTTCAGGCTCTCTTTGTCAAGTTCAGTTCAGGCCACTTAGCTCATGGACATCCTGGAGTAATAAACCCTTGAGATCCAAAGACTAATGTTTCAGTGAGGATGGTTTTTTTTACGTTATGAACTTGGCGTATCCAAAATTACTCAAGGAGTTGATGCATGTTGCCCTAGCTGTATAATTCATCATCAGATTTTATATAGGGGTCAGAGGTTATTCCTCCCTCAGTGTTAAGACAGATGTTTCTCCTGTAATGTACTCTGTAGAACGCAGAAAATGCCCACAAAAGTAGAAGTTGATAAACTGAGATGTGAAAGAGTAAAAATTGGTGGAGCGGCCCTATAATAGAAGAGCTGATGTGAAATTTACATGCCCAGTTCACTCATTCATGCATATTTCAAAGCTCACTATCAGACAGGAGTGTGTTGCGAGCTGCAGCCTAATAAATCAAGACAGGCTGAACATGTTGGTTGTGCATATAAACAACTTGTGGATTTAGCAGCTTGGTTTACAACCAATCTCGTGCCTTCTTCTCTCTCAGATCTCCAGGAAGGCGGAGCTGCGTTCCAGATTGgctgagcttcagctgcagctttctggcCCGCAGCAAACTCTTGGGATTGTGGGAGACggaaaaaaggagaagatgaaaagacaAGTGTAAGGAAGTGAGGGAGAGGTACCAGCAAAGgcggggtgggggggcagatgGAGGGGTGCGTAATTCTTCAAAAGCAACAACATTTGCTTTGAAGCCTTTGATATTTTTTGTATGTCTATCCAAACACACTGGAGGTCAAATTCTGTCACGCTTTTAGGAAATGGGAACTTTCTGCTGTTCATAATGTGTCATATAAACATCATTCAGGGATGTCATCCTCCTCTTTTTGGCCCCTCAGGGCTCTGAAATCAGCACGTGTGCACATTAACAAAAGTCTGaatgaaacacatttacaaTATTTTTTCACACAGAATAGAAGCTCATTAAGAAgtactgttttttgtttgtacGGGACTTGGAAAAGCTCCACAGGTATCCCTGCTGTCACAAAGGATGCCGCGTGCAGTTTGCATCTTGATAATTTATTCAACTCCTGCTTTCTGCTCTGGCACAGAGAGGATGCCCCAGAGGCCCTTCCATCACAAACGCCTCCAGCCTCCAAGATCCTTAAGGGAGAAGAGGAGTCTAAAGCGCAAGCATCGCCAGCGCCGGCTGCCAggcagagggaggcagagataGGCAGACAGCAGGAAAGGACAGAGCCGGCCAAGGTGTCAGATTGCTGTCGAGACAAGTCAGGAGGCCGTCCCGACtttgatgaggagcagcagcgaCAGGAAGGTGGGATAATTAGGAAAAGTGGCTTAAGAAATTGTCATTACAGTTTATTGCTGGCAGTTAAAAGTACAATGTCCTGCCCTAATTTGCGATTAACATCTAAAATCAGATTATACGTGTGTGCCCTGAGGAGTACTAACAAGCTCGTGTGGCTGCCAGTATTAAAACTGAACAGGCTGCATTCGCTTCCCTGAAGACAGTGCCCACGTTTTGCATCCTTGGAGCTAATTTAGCCCCACGCTTTTCAGTGGCAGACTAATCCATATTGAAGAACTGTGTAGATTAACAAGCTGGGGTGCCGATGAGTCAACACAGCTAATTGCATAAATCATTTCTTTTTACAGAAGCTGAATTTACATCCCTTAAAGCGTCTTGGGAGAAGGTAAAGTTTCGCTTGAGGCTGTTGGAGGGCCACAATGACATAGTCACCTGCGTGGTTGCTGTTGACAACTTGGTGGTTTCTGGAAGGTAAAGCAGAAAAGATGCCCTTATTTGCATAATGGATGCGCAAAGTGAACATTTTGCCTAATTTATCTCTTAATAGgctcctgctctctccctcgctgtctgacatgtatttgtttttcttccccGCCCCGATCACTCTGTAAATCTCTTGTGGTTTATGTCGAACGCCTTTTAGCTTTGCTTGTTTTCTCCGccttctctcactcactctgctctctttctgtctttccctctctctctgtacttCTTTCTCCTGAAAGTCGAGATACAACAGTGAAGGTGTGGCATGTTCCCACTGCGACTGAGCACAAGAACCTCGGAGGTCACACCGGTGGGGTCACTTGTCTGTGCGCACCTCCCCCTGAGTACTGCAGGAAACtgggtgagaacacacacatacatccacaTCCATATTGGCACATGtgggcagctgcagctgagtaATACCTGTGTCCTGGTAATTATAGGAGCAGTTCATCAGATCAACCCCAGTGAGAGAGATAACCTCAGCAGACACTTTAGAGAGttccctgtctgtctgaagCAGGCAGCCTTCCATCATTTGAGCTCGGATGCCCCCTTATCCTACGCTTCCTCCTCAACTTAAAGGGACAGGTCACCTTAAAAGTAGAGAATTTTAACATCAGCTGTAGAGATTTCAGCCATCTGTGGCGCTTTACAGTGCAGTCTTTTTCCAGAAATCATGACCTGATTACTGAAGAAAGTTCACAGTCACAGTTGAAAGCAATTTAAAGAGGAACTATTTTCTGCCACCCAGGAACCACAGTTGCTCACAAAAAGGTCGAGCTGAGaaatcacaacaaaacaatcGAGATCAAAGAATATGAACGGTTAATTTTTCAGTGGACTATCTCTTTAAAATACCAGGTCTAAAAGTGCAGTGCACTAATGATGCAGCGTTGTTCAATCATAAAGTCTTCAGAGACTAATTGTTTGCTTCCTTTTTAAATCcgtgtttattttctctttggCTCTTTCTTGCAATGtgactgtttcattttatgCATTATCACTTATTTACAGCTTCCTGTCAGCttaatctgtttttcttttcctccccctctgtccCCTCCCGCTTTCTTGTCCATGTTTGCCCTCCCCACAGCCTGGACATTGTCTTTGTCTGACAAAGAGAGGTTTATTTTAAGTGGCTCCGCAGACTGCAATGTGAAGATCTGGGCCCTGAGCATCGGTacgcaaacacagacacacacacacattgtatatATATTAAAGTAGATGGAGCCTCAGGCCGCACATCGTAATCAATGTATGCCTGTGTGACTGATGGTCTGCATCCTGTCAATTAAATTAGATTTTTACTGTTACCTTCAGGGCAGTGTGTTAAGTCCATCTACACGTTCAATGCTGTGACTGCGCTCTGCTTTGTGCCAGAGGAAGATGGCTACATCATCACCggatcaggtgtgtgtttgtgaggacacTGAACAGAATAGTTGGAGCCAGACGTAGAGGCATCACATCATATTTGCATCTCTATTTTTatacatgtatgtgtatgtttataACTGCGTGTGAGTTAGAGAGGTTGAATCAGACTGAATCAGGGAGATGGAAGTACGCAGTTTAGGTAGAGACTCAGACTCAGGTGGGTCGACCATGACCAACGATAATGACTGCCAGTCGCCTGTCAGCACATGTTAACCTCACACTCTGTCACCCCACAGACTGGGGGAAAGTTCAAGTATGGAGCTGGCACACATTCCAGAACTGCCAGTCAGTCAATGCTCACCAGGAAGCAGTCACCTCCATCCAGGTGGGTGGGTCACTCACCTGCTGACCATGACACACACTCTCCACACACCCAGGATGCTCAAGCTGTTTTCATTCTCAGCCTATTTTTAACAGCCAATggctgacacacaaaaacatgccaAGGTTTTTTCTTTCAGCTGTCTAAAGTAGTTTTTAGAACTCTTGATTAGTAATTTGTAAAAAGCCTCTCAGGAAATCAAATGCCTACATTCCTGTACTCTTATCCTCACACAAGCTCTCCTTGTTTATTGCTTTCAAATTGAAATCAAAGATATTTGTTGAGATGTAAGCTGTGGAGCTCGTCCAATTTTAGATACTGTACGCAGTTTGAGCAAAAAGGCTTTTTATGAATATTGAAATCCAGAGCtgcatttgcacattttttttcaatttgcAATCATCATAATATGCCTAAAGCATTAAAGCACAGCACATCATTGTCATCCTCTTTGTTGTTTATCATGCAAAGCGCACAATCCATTTATAaccaacagcagcacagaaacatttCGAAACAAACATacatcatacacacatgtacacacacacacacacacacacacactgggtaaAGACTCAGTCACCATGACAACCGTGTCTCTTGTGCCCTCCATAGTCTCAGGGTCCGCTGGTGTTTAGTGGTTCAGCTGAAGGAGGGGTGTCAGTGTGGGAGAATCGGTGTTCGGATCGAGACCCCCTGAGGCTACTTCACCACTGGAGCCGGCAGGTGACAGGCTTTGGAGGGACAGCGGGCGGGCGTCTGACCCTCAGCCCGCGGGGAGACAGAGTGTTCCTGGCTCATGGTCAAGCCTGGCTCAAGATCCTGCACTGGAGGACGGGTgagagacaaaaatgaaaatgaaaaggtGGCGTAGACAGAGGGAAATCTGCATAATCCTTCCACCTAACATCTGTCTAATTATCACAGGAATGTTGTCCAgactgaccaatcacagcagcaTCACCGGGGTAACAGACTGTGTACACCAGACAGGAGGCCTCCTAATTGGCTCCTGCTACGATCTGGCAAACGGAGAAAGCGCATTGAATTGTGAGTCACAGAGTATATCATGTGCAACTAGAAGTTACTCACTCCATTCTGagagtgtaaaaacacagcaagaCAAAATCAAAACCACTTTGTGTTCCTCTGTTGACTCTGTCACTTCCTTCGCTGCTCTCTCTAGTGttctctctgcctcagtgtcGGTATCTGGCCTCTCTGACCTGGCCAGATGCTCCCAGAATTCTGTGCTTTGCATCATGGACCACTGGCAGCGGAGACCACCGATGGGTCACTGGAGGTCGTGACCTCATCGTATGGGAACAGCTCCCCAGCTCTGGGAAGCAAAGGTGGGAACAATACTTGTCAAAAACACTTACTGTACTTTAAGCTATTCACTTACATCTGAATAATCATCCTGAGGTCAACTGCAtggctaatgctaaagctataCTGGGATTTAAAATGAGCTAATGAGCTAACTGATATTGGTATGTGTTTAATTAATTGTGGGTGTAAATGTGACAGGGGTGACGTCACCGTGAAGAGAGACAACAGGATGGACTCCTGCTTGCTGGAGTCAGAGGGGGAcacagaagaagatgaggagacTGACGGTAGAGACAGCTTTTTCACACAGCTTCACATCTTCGATTCACACACTTAATGAGTAACCATGGATATTCAGAAATTAACACGTTAATTTTAGACAATGCTTGTCATGACGAATTACTGTGACTTCCTTGTCAAATTTAGATTATGATGATGACAACAATGAAGGAACagacagccagacagacagGGCAGAGGACGGAGGATCCAGCTCGTGGCTCCGCTGTGTTCTTCAGTGAGTGCTGGTTTCTCATGCTGAGGACACCACGGCCTGCAGACATGAAGAGGAAATGAGAGGGCGGGAGAGTAGTGACAGCGAAGGAGGGTGCAGGGGAGTGAAGTGTGACAGACCGAGTCTCAGTTTTAGAGAGAGAGCATATGGCTGGagaaagtgagtgtgtgtgtgtgttaagtgtaAGTGATAGGCagattgttttctgtgtaaatattattgtcaCATACAATaaagctgtcacactgtgatttGCATGTCttgttgtctttttatttcCCTCTAACCGTACTTCTTCTTCAAACAGCAGTTCCTGCTCTGCTGGTTCAACTTGTGAAATTGAATGTAAATTAAATTTGatttctcatcctcctcttttttgttctctctgtgtttcagtctctgtcactctgtggtatcactgctgtttttgtatCATAATTGAAGAGGTTTTTTTTACCCCATCTTAAATGATCTTATTAATCCAATCAGTATAATTTCTTTTTGCTCTGTCAAATTTatttctccttctctgtgtcCATTTAATTGAACCTGtataatgaaaacacacataattAGCATTTAAATCTCTTTCCTACAGTCTCTTGCCCTCCCTCCATCGCTCTCTCTCCACGCTCTTACTCCAGCAGACTCTACATGTCTCAGTCGCTAAGGCAACCAatgcttttctttctctctctctctctctcttgctctctgtatctccccctttctctcttgtctccctctctcattcCCTCTCTCCACTGCCAGAGGTAGGCATGATAACTGATATGTGTCGGAGtgcgtgtgtttctgtgtgtctcccggtgtgcttgtgtgtctcGTAAGTGACATTTCTGTGGCATTTAGGCAGTAGTTGTGGATAGGAagttgctgctctctgctcaaaGTGCCATATAGAGTACTGGCTCCATGCATGACGCCTCTAATGATGATTAATGTGCCATGCTCAGGTGTGTGCTccgtaactgtgtgtgtgagagagagaggagcagacagCAATTGTGTACTTCTGCGTGTTTTTGCATGCAGATGTGGCTTCTGTATAAACATGTGGTGCATAATTGAGTGTTAAATTTAAAAGCCTGGGGGagtctgtgtattttttttgtgacaaAGGTGGCAGAGTTGGCTTGGTGCCACTTTCTATGCTGGTGTTTACATGATTTTATGTGGCAAAATAGAAGAAGACCCTCCCCCTTTctcgcgctctctctctctctatccctcTGTCTTGCCCTTCTCTTTTTATCTTACAGAGAGAGATGATCGGAGAAGAGGAGTCTCAGTGAACAGAGCGAAGCGATGGAGAGATGGTAAGAGAGATAGTTTCTGAGGTGAAGGGATTTATGGGATGCAGAAacataaaatgtcattttgagTGATAGCTGGCAAGGGAATCAATGTCTAAGCTCTTGAGGTCGAGTACGGCGCCTGTGGACAATGCATTTTCTTTGACAACTCCTCTGTCACTCCGCCACCTCTcattccttctcctccaccttctcttcTAGCTCCATCTCTCCTGTCGCACGACTGACTGCCCTCATCTACCTCCTCCTGGTTGCTCTGGTGACACAGCCCTCCACCTGTAACCGTGACGACAGTGAGGGCGAGGAGCAAGTGGACGCCCTGTCAGTCCAGCTGTCGGTCACAGCCCCGGTCACACCCACACCTCTGTGGGCAGTAGTCTGGGGTCCCACGCAGCCATTGGAGGATGAGACCTACCACTTCCTCTCCAGCCAGGAAACTGATCACCTACACCTGCACGGGAACcagcaggaggccagcaccacCACATATGAGGACTGGCCTTACCCTGACGCAAGCTTGGAGCCCCAAGAGAAGGCACCACTGGAGTCCAGGGAGCTGGATGGAGTGGAGGCTGGAGGGACGGAGGCGGAGGAGACGGAGCCTGAGGAAGGTGGGCACAAGAAGATGCACATGAAGGATTTCTAAATAAAGGTGGCCCATGTGAACGCACACATGCCAGGAGTCTTCCAGGGAATTAGCTGTCATCAGGGTGAAGGCTGACACCCTGCTGTGTGCAGCCGGCTGGGTCTCTGGCGGGGAATGCCTAATAAAGTTCTCATCACTCACAGGGAGGAATTGGCCGCTGTCAAAACTGCAAAATGCAGCGAAGACGTCATTGGATTGGTGTTATAGTTGGAGGCCAGAGTCTTGCACATCCAATTTCATGTTTCAGCTGATTTATCCTTTTGTTGTGGATACAATTATACATGGTCACACAATATAAGCTGAGTaactgcatgagtgtgtgtgtgtgtgttacagtggacCCTCAGTTCTACGTCACCGTGACCATCTCTTCGCTGCTCATCCTGACAGCAATCATCATTACAGCCAAACTCTGGTAGGAACCTGACCTCTCTACCACAccgctgtgtatgtgtgtgtgtcttcgtACATGACCACTTGAATTAAAGTGGGCATTGCTGTGAATGTACGTCCCTCGTGTGAGTTGCACACTT contains:
- the LOC114447905 gene encoding kinesin-like protein KIF21A; translation: MGEVRKLQKKLRQIENLEIKISLTPEERIKISRKAELRSRLAELQLQLSGPQQTLGIVGDGKKEKMKRQVEDAPEALPSQTPPASKILKGEEESKAQASPAPAARQREAEIGRQQERTEPAKVSDCCRDKSGGRPDFDEEQQRQEEAEFTSLKASWEKVKFRLRLLEGHNDIVTCVVAVDNLVVSGSRDTTVKVWHVPTATEHKNLGGHTGGVTCLCAPPPEYCRKLAWTLSLSDKERFILSGSADCNVKIWALSIGQCVKSIYTFNAVTALCFVPEEDGYIITGSDWGKVQVWSWHTFQNCQSVNAHQEAVTSIQSQGPLVFSGSAEGGVSVWENRCSDRDPLRLLHHWSRQVTGFGGTAGGRLTLSPRGDRVFLAHGQAWLKILHWRTGMLSRLTNHSSITGVTDCVHQTGGLLIGSCYDLANGESALNLFSLPQCRYLASLTWPDAPRILCFASWTTGSGDHRWVTGGRDLIVWEQLPSSGKQRGDVTVKRDNRMDSCLLESEGDTEEDEETDDYDDDNNEGTDSQTDRAEDGGSSSWLRCVLQ
- the pianp gene encoding PILR alpha-associated neural protein, translated to MERCSISPVARLTALIYLLLVALVTQPSTCNRDDSEGEEQVDALSVQLSVTAPVTPTPLWAVVWGPTQPLEDETYHFLSSQETDHLHLHGNQQEASTTTYEDWPYPDASLEPQEKAPLESRELDGVEAGGTEAEETEPEEVDPQFYVTVTISSLLILTAIIITAKLCYDRSCSQHPPPLSRGVAPPLSLALPRSLASEDSRQTLHSTSSSFTDRERIPVVNL